The Bos indicus isolate NIAB-ARS_2022 breed Sahiwal x Tharparkar chromosome X, NIAB-ARS_B.indTharparkar_mat_pri_1.0, whole genome shotgun sequence genome has a window encoding:
- the LOC139180941 gene encoding rhox homeobox family member 1-like — translation MDREPGRPHEGVDELQEEPDTKPTEVSGIATSAAVEEELGSEPEPGAAAAEAAAGEQDQVGAGAPDPMVYEIQKGSGGEEEEFPQEPMLADAEDPQPSDRQPRFHRCSFRRLQLKELESVFQRSQYPNVFARKELVIPIDGSEIKVQFSKPENNNL, via the exons ATGGACCGTGAGCCCGGACGCCCGCACGAAGGAGTCGACGAGCTCCAGGAAGAACCCG aTACGAAGCCCACCGAGGTCTCGGGCATTGCAACAAGTGCCGCCGTCGAGGAGGAGTTGGGATCAGAACCTGAGCCGGGAGCGGCGGCAGcggaagcagcagcaggagaacagGACCAGGTTGGGGCGGGAGCTCCCGACCCCATGGTCTACGAGATCCAGAAGGGCAGCGGCGGCGAAGAGGAGGAGTTTCCACAGGAGCCGATGCTGGCGGACGCGGAGGATCCGCAGCCCTCGGACAGGCAGCCACGCTTCCACCGATGCTCGTTCCGCCGGCTGCAACTGAAGGAGCTGGAGAGCGTTTTCCAGCGCAGCCAGTACCCCAATGTATTCGCTCG GAAGGAGCTTGTGATTCCAATCGATGGGAGCGAAATCAAAGTGCAGTTCAGCAAGCCTGAAAACAACAATTTGTGA